In a genomic window of Enterobacter asburiae:
- a CDS encoding cytochrome ubiquinol oxidase subunit I — MFELDAFHLARIQFAFTVSFHILFPAITIGLASYLVVLEGMWLRTKNDVWRSLYHFWLKIFAVNFGMGVVSGLVMAYQFGTNWSGFSQFAGSITGPLLTYEVLTAFFLEAGFLGVMMFGWNKVGPGLHFFSTCMVALGTLMSTFWILASNSWMHTPQGFTIENGQVIPQDWLAIIFNPSFPYRLIHMAIAAFLSSALFVGASGAWHLLRGNDTPAIRTMFSMAMWMALLVAPIQAVVGDMHGLNTLEHQPAKIAAIEGHWENPPGEATPLLLFGLPDMDEERTKYGLEIPALGSLILTHSLDKQVPALKDFPKEDRPNSTIVFWSFRIMVGMGLLMITLGLVSLWLRYRHRLYHSRPFQWFALCMGPAGLVALLAGWVTTEVGRQPWVVYGYLRTIDAVSLHSTLQMSISLLAFFVVYSSVFGVGYVYLIRLIKKGPQPVDTLTSNTSGTPARPLSAAESVPEQERN, encoded by the coding sequence ATGTTCGAACTTGATGCATTCCATCTAGCCAGAATTCAGTTCGCTTTTACCGTCTCGTTTCACATTCTTTTCCCGGCGATAACCATTGGTCTTGCCAGCTATCTTGTCGTGCTGGAGGGCATGTGGCTGCGCACCAAAAACGACGTCTGGCGTTCGCTTTACCACTTCTGGCTCAAGATATTTGCCGTTAACTTCGGGATGGGGGTGGTTTCCGGGCTGGTCATGGCGTATCAGTTCGGTACCAACTGGAGCGGGTTCTCCCAGTTCGCGGGCAGCATTACCGGCCCCCTGCTGACCTACGAGGTGTTAACCGCCTTCTTCCTGGAAGCCGGCTTCCTGGGCGTTATGATGTTCGGCTGGAACAAGGTCGGCCCCGGGCTGCACTTCTTTTCAACCTGCATGGTGGCGCTCGGCACGCTGATGTCGACCTTCTGGATCCTCGCCTCCAACAGCTGGATGCACACCCCGCAGGGTTTTACTATCGAAAACGGACAGGTTATTCCGCAGGACTGGCTGGCGATTATCTTTAACCCCTCCTTCCCTTACCGCCTTATCCATATGGCCATCGCCGCGTTTCTGAGCAGCGCGCTGTTCGTCGGCGCGTCGGGCGCATGGCACCTGCTGCGCGGAAACGATACCCCTGCCATACGCACCATGTTCTCGATGGCGATGTGGATGGCGCTGCTGGTCGCCCCCATCCAGGCCGTGGTGGGCGATATGCACGGCCTGAACACGCTTGAGCATCAGCCTGCCAAAATTGCCGCCATCGAGGGGCACTGGGAAAATCCGCCCGGCGAGGCCACGCCGCTGCTGCTGTTTGGCCTGCCGGATATGGACGAGGAGCGCACCAAATACGGTCTGGAGATCCCCGCCCTCGGCAGCCTTATCCTGACGCACAGCCTGGATAAGCAGGTGCCGGCGCTGAAAGACTTCCCGAAAGAGGATCGCCCAAACTCAACCATCGTCTTCTGGTCGTTCCGCATCATGGTCGGGATGGGCCTGCTGATGATTACCCTCGGCCTGGTCAGCCTGTGGCTACGCTATCGCCACAGGCTCTATCACTCGCGCCCGTTCCAGTGGTTTGCCCTCTGCATGGGGCCCGCGGGTCTGGTGGCGCTGCTAGCCGGCTGGGTAACCACCGAAGTGGGCCGCCAGCCGTGGGTCGTCTACGGTTATCTGCGCACGATTGACGCGGTCTCCCTGCACAGCACCCTGCAGATGAGCATCAGCCTGCTGGCGTTCTTCGTTGTCTACTCGTCGGTGTTTGGCGTGGGCTATGTTTACCTCATCCGGTTGATTAAGAAAGGCCCGCAGCCTGTCGATACGCTGACCTCAAACACGTCGGGCACCCCCGCCCGTCCGCTGTCTGCCGCGGAGTCTGTTCCGGAACAGGAGAGAAACTGA
- a CDS encoding manganese catalase family protein, translated as MFRHVKQLQYTVRVAEPNPGLANLLLEQFGGPQGELAAACRYFTQGLSDDDPGRKDMLMDIATEELSHLEIIGTLVGMLNKGAKGALAEGVENEAELYRSMTENGNDSHITSLLYGGGTPLTNSAGVPWTAAYVDTIGEPTADLRSNVAAEARAKIIYERLINVTDDPGVKDALAFLMTREAAHQLSFEKALQSIRNNFPPGKLPPIEEFTNKYYNMSEGGEVRGSWNSDKHFDYVESPQPAVDGGDGSASVTLTTEQATLVKAMSARTKSDPHSDPLTGAELGAGKTKP; from the coding sequence ATGTTTCGACACGTTAAACAGCTGCAATACACGGTTCGCGTTGCTGAACCGAACCCGGGTCTCGCCAATCTACTCCTGGAACAGTTTGGCGGGCCGCAGGGCGAACTGGCGGCCGCCTGCCGCTACTTTACGCAAGGGTTGAGCGATGACGATCCTGGCCGTAAGGATATGCTGATGGACATTGCAACCGAGGAGTTAAGCCACCTCGAAATCATCGGTACGTTGGTCGGCATGCTGAACAAAGGTGCCAAAGGCGCGCTGGCGGAAGGGGTGGAAAATGAGGCTGAGCTCTATCGGTCCATGACCGAAAACGGGAACGACAGCCACATCACTTCCCTGCTCTACGGCGGCGGCACACCGCTCACTAACTCGGCGGGCGTGCCCTGGACGGCGGCCTACGTCGATACCATCGGCGAGCCAACTGCAGATCTGCGCTCGAACGTGGCGGCAGAGGCCAGGGCGAAGATCATCTACGAACGGCTGATCAACGTCACTGACGATCCCGGAGTAAAAGATGCGCTGGCGTTTTTGATGACGCGTGAGGCGGCGCATCAGCTCTCCTTTGAAAAAGCGTTACAGTCCATTCGTAATAATTTCCCGCCGGGGAAACTGCCGCCAATCGAGGAATTCACCAACAAGTACTACAATATGTCAGAAGGTGGAGAGGTTCGCGGAAGCTGGAACAGCGATAAGCACTTTGATTACGTTGAGTCCCCCCAGCCTGCGGTGGATGGCGGTGACGGCAGCGCCAGTGTGACGCTCACAACCGAACAGGCAACCCTGGTTAAGGCGATGTCTGCCCGCACGAAGTCCGATCCACATTCCGACCCGCTGACCGGTGCCGAGCTGGGCGCCGGAAAGACTAAACCGTAA
- a CDS encoding ferritin-like domain-containing protein: MNHVEHYHDWLRDAHAMEKQAESMLESMASRIDNYPDVRARIEQHINETKRQITLLEEILDRNDISRSVLKDSMSKMAALGQSIGGMFPSDEIVKGSISGYVFEQFEIACYTSLLAAAKKAGDSASVPAIETILAEEREMADWLIRHIPQTTEQFLLRSDASGVEAKK; this comes from the coding sequence ATGAATCACGTAGAACACTACCATGACTGGCTACGCGATGCCCATGCGATGGAAAAGCAAGCCGAGTCAATGCTGGAATCCATGGCCAGCCGCATCGATAATTATCCCGATGTTCGCGCCAGAATTGAACAGCATATTAATGAGACAAAACGGCAAATTACATTGCTGGAGGAAATCCTCGACCGTAATGATATTTCTCGTTCGGTTTTAAAAGACTCGATGAGCAAAATGGCGGCGCTGGGTCAGTCCATCGGCGGCATGTTCCCGTCTGATGAAATCGTTAAGGGCTCAATCAGCGGCTATGTTTTCGAACAGTTTGAAATCGCCTGCTACACCTCCCTGCTCGCCGCCGCAAAAAAAGCGGGCGATAGTGCCTCCGTGCCCGCCATTGAGACGATCCTGGCGGAAGAGCGCGAGATGGCCGACTGGCTGATTCGCCACATCCCGCAGACGACGGAACAGTTCCTGCTGCGTTCAGACGCATCGGGTGTCGAAGCGAAAAAATAA
- a CDS encoding DUF421 domain-containing protein has product MDMVFRALAIYLFLVVVFKVAGRRALLQMTSFDLILLLIISEATQQALLGQDFSVTGAMITITTLVVVDIIFGLMKKYFSPVENILDGTPVILVENGVPLADKLKKVDVSCDDILVSARQNNGITEMSGIKYAILERNGHISIIPFEK; this is encoded by the coding sequence ATGGATATGGTCTTTCGCGCGCTGGCGATTTATCTGTTTCTCGTGGTGGTATTTAAAGTGGCGGGGCGTCGCGCGCTGCTGCAGATGACCAGCTTTGATCTCATCCTCCTCTTGATTATTAGTGAGGCGACGCAACAGGCGCTTCTGGGTCAGGATTTCTCCGTCACCGGCGCGATGATTACCATTACCACGCTGGTGGTAGTTGACATTATATTTGGGCTTATGAAGAAGTATTTTTCACCGGTGGAGAATATTCTGGATGGTACGCCGGTAATTCTGGTTGAAAACGGCGTGCCGCTAGCGGATAAGCTAAAAAAAGTCGACGTGTCCTGTGATGATATTCTGGTGTCAGCGCGACAGAATAATGGCATTACAGAAATGAGTGGAATTAAATATGCCATACTTGAGCGCAATGGTCATATTTCAATCATTCCTTTTGAGAAATAA
- a CDS encoding SDR family oxidoreductase — MAVIVITGGTAGVGKATALYFAKAGYNVGIIARDEASLHSTQEELRRFGVNAHAVQADVADSQAVVDAANEIEYRLGAIDVWVNNAMGAVLAPFRTLTPDEFRRVTDVTYLGFVNGTRAALELMVPRDRGVIIQVGSALAYRSIPLQSAYCGAKAAIRGFTDAVRTELMHENSRVQLSMVQMPGLNTPQFEWARNKFAWAMRPVPPVFEPEVAARAIFKVAQKPVRELWVGSSTIQSIVGQFLFPGYLDRLMVKKAWEGQMTDDLNAADRRDYLDQPVNDLHKIHGRFTDEAKDRAPSVTSGMPGKVALGALAVAGIMLTRLIARRKR, encoded by the coding sequence ATGGCGGTCATAGTGATTACCGGCGGGACGGCGGGCGTGGGAAAAGCCACGGCGCTGTACTTTGCAAAGGCAGGTTACAATGTGGGGATTATCGCCCGCGATGAAGCCAGCCTGCACTCAACCCAGGAAGAGCTGCGCCGCTTTGGTGTTAATGCCCATGCGGTGCAGGCGGACGTCGCCGATAGCCAGGCGGTAGTGGATGCGGCTAATGAGATCGAGTATCGCCTCGGGGCGATTGATGTCTGGGTCAACAATGCGATGGGGGCCGTGCTGGCACCGTTTCGTACCCTGACGCCGGATGAGTTTCGTCGCGTGACGGATGTCACCTACCTCGGGTTTGTCAACGGCACACGCGCCGCGCTGGAGCTGATGGTGCCCCGCGACAGGGGCGTGATTATTCAGGTGGGTTCCGCGCTGGCCTACCGTTCCATCCCTTTGCAGTCGGCCTACTGCGGAGCCAAAGCGGCGATCCGCGGGTTCACCGATGCGGTGCGAACCGAGCTAATGCACGAGAACAGCCGGGTACAGCTTTCGATGGTTCAAATGCCGGGCCTCAATACGCCGCAGTTCGAATGGGCGAGGAATAAGTTTGCCTGGGCTATGCGCCCGGTGCCGCCGGTCTTTGAGCCTGAAGTCGCCGCCAGGGCCATCTTTAAAGTTGCACAAAAACCGGTGCGCGAGCTGTGGGTGGGCAGCAGCACCATCCAGTCCATCGTCGGGCAATTTCTCTTCCCGGGCTATCTTGACCGGCTGATGGTGAAAAAGGCCTGGGAAGGCCAGATGACCGACGATCTGAACGCAGCGGATCGCCGGGACTATCTCGACCAGCCGGTTAACGACCTGCACAAAATCCATGGGCGTTTTACGGACGAAGCAAAAGACCGCGCCCCGTCCGTCACCTCCGGTATGCCGGGTAAGGTGGCGCTGGGGGCGCTCGCGGTGGCGGGGATTATGCTGACCCGTCTGATCGCCCGGCGGAAACGCTAA
- a CDS encoding YdeI family stress tolerance OB fold protein, with the protein MKLSLISAFLIFLVPAAWADNNGGLQKGEVPPPPHALDSGYRGTDDARIMTIEQAKQMHDGATISLRGNLIDGSGDKFVFQDKTGKIDVIIPQAVFDGRTVKPDQMISINGSLDKKSSPAVVRVDRLQK; encoded by the coding sequence ATGAAATTATCACTTATTTCCGCTTTTTTGATATTTCTGGTTCCAGCCGCATGGGCTGATAATAACGGCGGGTTACAAAAAGGTGAAGTACCGCCGCCACCCCACGCGCTGGACAGCGGATATCGTGGAACCGACGACGCGCGTATTATGACCATCGAACAGGCAAAACAAATGCACGATGGCGCGACAATTTCATTGCGCGGTAATCTTATTGACGGTAGCGGCGATAAGTTTGTATTCCAGGATAAAACCGGAAAAATCGACGTTATTATTCCCCAGGCAGTCTTCGACGGCAGAACGGTAAAACCCGATCAGATGATCAGTATCAACGGTTCGCTTGATAAAAAATCATCTCCTGCCGTCGTTCGTGTTGATCGTTTGCAGAAATAA
- a CDS encoding 2-oxo-tetronate isomerase has translation MSNLLHDSHFTVSDLTKKLASKLTDAGLRLTTAESCTGGKLSVALCAEENTADFYDVGLVVFSDEAKSRILGVRPETLARYTAVSEQTVTEMAASIRDIARADISIAISGYAGPEGGDDGTVAGTVCFAWNVRGETETRTVLFSGDCEDVVEKAVHYSLAELVTKLSDGNNG, from the coding sequence ATGAGCAATCTTTTACACGACAGTCATTTTACCGTGAGTGACCTCACCAAAAAGCTGGCGAGTAAATTAACCGATGCCGGGCTGCGGTTAACCACGGCGGAATCCTGCACGGGAGGAAAGCTCTCGGTGGCGCTGTGTGCAGAGGAAAACACGGCCGATTTTTATGATGTCGGGCTGGTTGTGTTCAGCGATGAAGCCAAATCGCGGATCCTCGGCGTGCGTCCTGAGACGCTGGCGCGCTACACCGCCGTCAGTGAACAGACGGTCACCGAGATGGCCGCCAGCATCCGTGACATTGCCCGGGCGGATATCAGCATCGCTATCAGCGGCTATGCGGGCCCGGAAGGGGGCGATGACGGCACCGTGGCGGGTACGGTCTGCTTTGCCTGGAATGTGCGCGGCGAGACGGAAACCCGCACCGTCCTTTTCTCCGGCGACTGTGAGGATGTGGTGGAGAAAGCGGTGCACTACTCGCTCGCGGAACTGGTAACAAAACTGTCGGACGGCAATAACGGCTAA
- a CDS encoding general stress protein gives MAEHRGGSGNFAEDREKASEAGRKGGQHSGGNFKNDPQRASEAGKKGGQNSHGGGRKSDNS, from the coding sequence ATGGCAGAGCATCGTGGTGGTTCCGGTAATTTCGCTGAAGACCGTGAAAAAGCATCAGAAGCTGGACGTAAAGGTGGCCAGCACAGCGGTGGTAATTTTAAAAACGATCCGCAACGCGCATCTGAAGCGGGTAAGAAAGGGGGACAGAACAGTCACGGCGGAGGCCGTAAATCTGATAACTCCTGA
- a CDS encoding VOC family protein, translating into MANTITADDIREHFSQAMSAMYQQEVPQYGTLLELVADVNLAVLENNPLLHEQLANADELARLNVERHGAIRVGTAQELSTLRRMFAIMGMYPVSYYDLSQAGVPVHSTAFRPVDDAALCRNPFRIFTSLLRLELIENLALRERAAEILSHRNIFTPRCLELIDLHELEGGFTETQAHEFVQEALETFRWHRHATVDQETYLALSHEHRLIADVVCFPGCHINHLTPRTLDIDRVQELMPKYGIEPKILIEGPPRREVPILLRQTSFKALEEPVLFAGEHKGTHTARFGEIEQRGVALTPKGRELYDSLLAQAGTGKDNLTHQLHLQEIFSAFPDSEMFLRRQELAYFRYRLTPAGEAHRHAFRPGDDPQPLIERGWVVAQPITYEDFLPVSAAGIFQSNLGNETQARSRGNASRNAFEAALGCPVYDEFSLYEEAETRSKQRCGLL; encoded by the coding sequence ATGGCGAACACCATCACGGCTGATGATATTCGGGAACATTTTTCGCAGGCTATGTCGGCGATGTACCAGCAGGAAGTTCCGCAGTACGGCACGTTGCTTGAACTGGTTGCGGACGTAAACCTGGCGGTTCTGGAAAATAACCCACTCTTACATGAACAACTGGCGAATGCCGACGAGCTGGCGCGCCTTAACGTGGAGCGTCATGGGGCGATCCGCGTCGGGACGGCACAAGAGCTTTCCACCCTGCGCCGTATGTTTGCCATTATGGGCATGTATCCGGTCAGCTATTACGATCTCTCCCAGGCGGGGGTGCCGGTCCACTCGACGGCGTTTCGTCCGGTTGATGATGCGGCGCTGTGCCGCAATCCGTTTCGTATCTTTACCTCTCTGCTGCGCCTTGAGCTGATTGAAAACCTGGCGTTACGCGAGCGGGCGGCAGAAATTCTCTCTCACCGAAACATCTTTACGCCACGCTGTCTGGAACTTATTGATCTCCACGAGTTGGAAGGGGGCTTTACCGAAACGCAGGCGCACGAGTTTGTACAGGAAGCGTTAGAAACCTTCCGCTGGCACCGTCATGCAACGGTCGACCAGGAGACCTACCTGGCGTTGAGTCACGAGCACCGTCTGATTGCCGACGTGGTCTGCTTCCCCGGGTGCCATATCAACCACCTCACGCCGCGCACGCTGGACATTGACCGTGTGCAGGAGCTGATGCCGAAGTATGGCATTGAGCCAAAAATTCTGATCGAAGGGCCGCCGCGTCGTGAAGTGCCGATCCTGCTGCGTCAGACCAGCTTCAAGGCGCTGGAAGAGCCGGTGCTTTTCGCCGGTGAACACAAAGGCACCCACACCGCGCGCTTCGGTGAAATTGAACAGCGCGGCGTGGCGCTGACCCCGAAAGGTCGGGAACTGTACGATAGCCTGCTGGCCCAGGCCGGAACCGGTAAAGATAACCTCACGCACCAGCTGCATTTACAGGAGATTTTCAGCGCCTTCCCGGACAGCGAAATGTTCCTGCGCCGTCAGGAGCTTGCCTATTTTCGCTACCGCCTGACCCCGGCGGGAGAAGCCCATCGCCACGCGTTTCGTCCGGGAGACGATCCGCAACCGCTGATCGAGCGCGGTTGGGTGGTTGCTCAGCCGATCACCTACGAGGATTTCCTCCCGGTCAGCGCGGCGGGGATTTTCCAGTCCAATCTCGGGAACGAAACCCAGGCCCGCAGCCGCGGTAATGCCAGCCGCAATGCGTTTGAAGCCGCGCTCGGCTGCCCGGTGTATGACGAGTTTTCGCTCTACGAGGAGGCGGAAACGCGCAGCAAACAGCGTTGCGGTTTGCTCTGA
- a CDS encoding ferritin-like domain-containing protein — translation MNMKSVEDVFIHLLSDTYSAEKQLTRALSKLARAASSEKLSAAFTAHLEETQGQIERIDQIVEQEDGIKLKRMKCVAMEGLIEEANEVIESTEKNEVRDAALIAAAQKVEHYEIASYGTLATLAEQLGYKKAVKLLAETLEEEKETDLKLTDLAVVNINQKAQK, via the coding sequence ATGAATATGAAAAGTGTTGAGGATGTATTTATTCATCTTCTCTCGGATACCTACAGTGCGGAAAAACAGCTTACCCGCGCGCTGAGTAAGCTTGCCCGCGCCGCATCCAGCGAGAAACTGAGCGCGGCCTTTACCGCACACCTTGAAGAGACGCAGGGCCAGATCGAGCGTATCGACCAGATCGTCGAACAAGAAGACGGTATCAAACTCAAGCGCATGAAATGCGTGGCGATGGAAGGCTTAATTGAAGAAGCCAACGAAGTCATCGAAAGCACGGAAAAAAATGAAGTCCGTGATGCTGCCCTAATTGCCGCTGCGCAAAAAGTAGAGCATTACGAAATTGCCAGTTACGGTACTCTAGCAACGCTTGCAGAACAACTTGGCTATAAAAAAGCCGTTAAGCTTCTTGCCGAAACGCTGGAAGAAGAAAAAGAGACCGACCTTAAACTCACCGATCTGGCCGTTGTAAATATTAACCAAAAAGCGCAGAAATGA
- the cydB gene encoding cytochrome d ubiquinol oxidase subunit II: protein MGVDISVIWFAIIVFATLMYIIMDGFDLGIGLLFNFVGDAKERDVMVNSVAPVWDGNETWLVLGGAGLFGAFPLAYAVIIDALTIPLTAMLIGLIFRGVAFEFRFKATPSHRKFWDYSFAGGSLLATFSQGIVVGAVINGFEVEGRRFVGSPLDWLTPFNLFCGIGLVVAYTLLGTTWLIMKSEGALQHRMRELTRHVLLALVVVIAVVSVWTPLGWQYVADRWFTLPNFFWFLPVPLLVGLFSVLIWRLTRNPASHSRPFLLTLGLIFLGFSGLGISLWPNIIPPRITLWEAAAPPASQLFMLVGTLLIIPVILVYTAWSYYVFRGKVSDTEGYH from the coding sequence ATGGGCGTCGATATCTCTGTTATCTGGTTTGCCATCATCGTCTTTGCCACGCTGATGTACATCATTATGGATGGCTTTGATTTGGGCATCGGCCTGCTATTTAACTTCGTGGGCGATGCGAAAGAGCGGGATGTGATGGTCAACAGCGTAGCACCCGTGTGGGACGGCAACGAGACCTGGCTGGTGCTCGGCGGCGCCGGGCTGTTCGGCGCGTTCCCGCTGGCTTATGCGGTCATTATTGATGCGCTGACCATCCCCCTTACCGCGATGCTGATCGGCCTCATCTTTCGTGGGGTAGCCTTTGAGTTTCGCTTTAAAGCGACGCCTTCGCACCGCAAATTCTGGGACTACTCTTTCGCCGGTGGCTCCCTGCTCGCCACCTTCAGCCAGGGGATCGTCGTGGGGGCGGTGATCAACGGCTTTGAGGTTGAGGGCAGACGATTTGTGGGCTCGCCGCTCGACTGGCTGACGCCCTTTAACCTCTTCTGCGGTATCGGACTGGTCGTCGCCTACACGCTGCTGGGCACCACCTGGCTTATCATGAAAAGTGAAGGCGCATTGCAGCACCGGATGCGCGAGCTGACCCGCCACGTGCTGCTGGCCCTGGTGGTGGTCATCGCGGTCGTCAGCGTCTGGACGCCGCTCGGCTGGCAGTACGTAGCCGACCGCTGGTTTACCCTGCCCAACTTCTTCTGGTTCCTGCCGGTTCCGCTGCTAGTCGGGCTTTTCAGCGTGCTGATCTGGCGCCTGACCCGCAACCCGGCCAGCCACTCGCGTCCCTTCCTGCTTACGCTGGGGCTGATTTTCCTCGGGTTTAGCGGGCTCGGTATCAGCCTGTGGCCGAACATTATTCCGCCGCGCATCACTCTGTGGGAAGCCGCGGCGCCCCCCGCCAGCCAGCTGTTTATGCTGGTCGGGACCCTGCTGATTATTCCGGTGATTCTGGTGTACACCGCCTGGAGCTACTATGTTTTCCGGGGTAAAGTGTCGGATACTGAAGGCTATCACTGA
- a CDS encoding LysR family transcriptional regulator produces MEKNGLFSQRIRLRHLHTFVAVAQQGTLGRAAETLNLSQPALSKTLNELEQLTGARLFDRGRLGAQLTLVGEQFLTHAVKVLDALNTAGQSLHRKEELSSEVVRVGALPTAALGILPPVIGQFHKQQRNTTIQVATMNNTMLLAGLKSGELDLGIGRMSDPELMGGLNYELLFLESLKLVVRPDHPLLQDTVTLSRVMEWPVVVCPKGTVPRQAAETLLQMQGCTLPSGCIETLSASLSRQLTLDYDYVWFVPSGAVKDDLRQGTLTALPITSPGAGEPIGILTRVDTPLSTGAQTLLSAIRKSMPV; encoded by the coding sequence ATGGAAAAAAATGGTCTGTTCAGTCAGCGCATACGCTTGCGCCATTTGCATACATTTGTGGCCGTCGCTCAACAGGGAACGCTGGGGCGTGCGGCTGAAACTCTTAACCTGAGCCAGCCTGCGCTCTCGAAAACCCTCAACGAGCTGGAACAGCTGACCGGCGCCCGGCTATTTGATCGCGGTCGGCTTGGGGCACAGCTGACTCTGGTAGGCGAACAGTTCCTGACGCACGCCGTAAAGGTGCTGGATGCGCTCAACACCGCCGGCCAGTCCCTGCACCGAAAAGAAGAGCTCTCCAGCGAGGTGGTTCGCGTCGGCGCCCTGCCAACCGCGGCGCTGGGGATTCTGCCGCCCGTTATTGGTCAGTTCCACAAGCAGCAGCGCAATACTACTATTCAGGTTGCCACCATGAATAACACCATGCTGCTCGCGGGGCTTAAATCCGGTGAACTGGATCTCGGTATCGGTCGAATGTCCGACCCTGAACTGATGGGCGGCCTCAATTATGAACTGCTGTTTCTGGAATCCCTGAAGCTGGTGGTTCGTCCCGATCATCCCCTGCTTCAGGACACCGTGACGTTAAGCCGGGTGATGGAGTGGCCGGTAGTGGTTTGCCCGAAAGGGACCGTTCCGCGGCAGGCCGCTGAAACTTTGCTGCAGATGCAGGGGTGTACGCTGCCTTCAGGATGTATCGAAACGCTTTCGGCCTCCCTTTCGCGTCAGCTCACCCTGGATTATGACTACGTCTGGTTCGTGCCTTCCGGTGCGGTAAAAGACGATTTGCGCCAGGGGACGCTGACCGCCCTGCCGATCACCTCCCCCGGTGCGGGCGAACCTATCGGCATTCTGACCCGTGTGGATACCCCACTTTCCACGGGCGCACAGACGCTGCTGAGCGCCATTCGCAAATCCATGCCTGTTTGA
- a CDS encoding SDR family oxidoreductase, with the protein MSDTTQRTNAYPQPPFPEQPQTPPGLASEMQPVPDHGETSYKGHGRLAGKKALITGGDSGIGRAVAIAYAREGADVAINYLPEEEKDAAEVIDLIKAEGRKAVALPGDVRDETFCQNLVEEAVSKLGGLDILINNAGRQQYRESLEELTTEDFDATFKTNVYAPFWITKAALRHLKASSVIINTSSVQAVKPSPVLLDYAQTKACLAVFTKSLAKQLGPKGIRVNAVAPGPYWTVLQSSGGQPMEKVKEFGGDTPLGRPGQPVEIAPLYVTLASDECSFTSGQVWCSDGGDGVI; encoded by the coding sequence ATGAGTGATACTACACAACGTACGAACGCTTACCCGCAACCCCCGTTCCCGGAACAGCCGCAAACGCCGCCGGGACTGGCATCCGAAATGCAGCCGGTACCCGACCACGGGGAAACAAGCTACAAAGGACATGGCCGCCTTGCCGGCAAAAAAGCGCTGATTACCGGTGGTGACTCCGGTATTGGTCGCGCGGTGGCTATCGCCTATGCGCGTGAAGGCGCTGACGTTGCGATCAACTATCTGCCTGAAGAAGAGAAAGATGCCGCCGAGGTCATCGATCTGATCAAAGCGGAAGGTCGTAAGGCCGTCGCGCTCCCGGGTGACGTCCGGGACGAAACCTTCTGTCAGAATCTGGTCGAAGAAGCCGTCTCGAAACTGGGCGGGCTGGATATTCTGATCAACAACGCAGGCCGTCAGCAATACCGGGAATCCCTTGAAGAGCTGACCACCGAAGATTTTGACGCGACGTTTAAAACCAACGTTTACGCCCCCTTCTGGATCACTAAGGCGGCTCTGCGCCACCTGAAAGCGTCGTCCGTGATCATTAACACCTCTTCCGTTCAGGCGGTGAAGCCCAGCCCCGTGCTGCTAGACTATGCCCAGACGAAGGCCTGCCTGGCGGTGTTTACCAAATCCTTAGCCAAACAGCTGGGTCCGAAAGGGATTCGCGTCAACGCGGTCGCCCCCGGCCCGTACTGGACGGTATTGCAGTCCAGCGGCGGGCAGCCGATGGAAAAAGTGAAGGAGTTCGGCGGTGATACCCCGCTGGGTCGTCCGGGGCAGCCCGTCGAGATTGCTCCGCTGTACGTTACGCTGGCCTCCGATGAATGTTCCTTTACCTCCGGTCAGGTGTGGTGTTCTGACGGCGGGGACGGCGTGATTTAA